Proteins from a genomic interval of Polaribacter sejongensis:
- a CDS encoding low molecular weight protein-tyrosine-phosphatase, with the protein MQKILMVCLGNICRSPLAEGILQSKVNSNTVSVDSAGTAAYHIGKLPDERSIEVAQKHGIDITKQRARKFVVKDFDEFDIIFAMDDSNYQNILSLARNNTDEQKVRMILNETHPTKNLSVPDPYYGGNEGFENVYKMLDEACDIIADNLS; encoded by the coding sequence ATGCAAAAAATATTGATGGTTTGTTTAGGGAATATATGTCGTTCTCCCTTGGCAGAAGGAATTTTACAATCTAAAGTAAATTCTAATACTGTTTCTGTAGATTCTGCAGGTACAGCTGCATATCATATTGGTAAACTTCCGGATGAACGCTCTATAGAAGTTGCTCAAAAACATGGAATAGACATCACTAAGCAAAGAGCAAGAAAATTTGTTGTAAAAGATTTTGACGAATTTGATATTATTTTTGCAATGGATGATAGTAATTATCAAAACATACTGTCGTTGGCCAGAAATAATACTGATGAGCAAAAAGTACGAATGATTTTAAATGAAACACATCCTACTAAAAATTTAAGTGTTCCAGATCCATATTATGGAGGAAATGAAGGTTTTGAAAATGTGTATAAAATGTTAGATGAAGCTTGTGATATTATTGCCGATAATTTGTCTTAA
- a CDS encoding SAM-dependent methyltransferase, which yields MIGKLYLIPTTLGETEPLEVMPLSVKKVVEQIDYYIVENEKSARRFIKKISPKKSQPSLQLMLLDKYAEELETSRYLDICKEGVNVGLLSEAGVPAIADPGASIVKLAHENNIRVIPLVGPSSIIMAMMSSGMNGQNFAFNGYLPIDKSDRKKTIKDLERISQDKNQSQIFIETPYRNDKMLADLKATLSPTTNLCIAADITLPSEYIKTMMIKDWKHQQPDLHKKPAIFIIHK from the coding sequence ATGATTGGTAAACTCTATTTAATCCCCACTACTTTAGGAGAAACTGAACCTTTAGAAGTAATGCCTTTATCAGTTAAAAAAGTAGTTGAACAGATTGATTACTATATTGTTGAAAATGAAAAATCGGCAAGAAGATTTATTAAGAAAATTTCACCTAAAAAATCGCAGCCTTCACTTCAGTTAATGTTGTTAGACAAATATGCTGAAGAATTAGAAACGTCTAGGTATTTAGATATTTGTAAAGAAGGAGTTAATGTTGGGTTATTGTCTGAAGCTGGTGTGCCTGCAATTGCAGATCCTGGTGCAAGTATTGTTAAGTTAGCACATGAAAATAATATTCGTGTAATTCCTTTGGTTGGACCATCGTCTATTATTATGGCAATGATGAGTTCTGGTATGAATGGACAGAACTTTGCTTTTAATGGGTATTTACCTATTGATAAATCCGATAGAAAAAAAACGATAAAAGATTTGGAGAGAATTTCTCAAGATAAAAATCAATCTCAAATTTTTATAGAGACACCTTATCGGAATGATAAAATGTTGGCAGATTTAAAAGCAACTTTATCACCAACTACCAATTTATGTATTGCGGCAGATATTACTTTGCCATCAGAATATATAAAAACCATGATGATTAAAGACTGGAAGCATCAACAACCAGACTTACATAAGAAACCAGCTATTTTTATTATTCATAAGTAG
- the kbl gene encoding glycine C-acetyltransferase yields the protein MYGTIKNDLKKELETIKSNGLFKSERILTSKQGANISTVNQDNVLNFCANNYLGLASHPDVLEAGINAIKTHGFGLSSVRFICGTQDIHKELEEKTAAFLGMEDCILYAAAFDANGGLFEPLLSAEDAVISDALNHASIIDGIRLCKAKRFRYSHNDMADLEEQLKQASSSRRRLIVTDGSFSMDGTIAQLDKICDLADKYDALVMIDECHSTGFIGATGRGVHEYHNVMDRVDIITGTYGKALGGASGGFTAARKEIVDILRQNSRPYLFSNTLAPAIVGATLKVLDKITKSTDLRDTLEQNTMFFRSEMTTAGFKIVEGTHPIVPIMLYDAKIAQEFAKLLLDEGIYVIGFFFPVVPKGKARIRVQLSAAHSKEHIKKAIEAFVTVGKKLNVI from the coding sequence ATGTACGGCACTATAAAAAACGATTTAAAAAAAGAATTAGAAACTATAAAATCTAATGGTCTTTTTAAAAGCGAACGTATATTGACTTCTAAACAAGGAGCAAATATTAGCACAGTTAACCAAGACAATGTTCTTAATTTTTGTGCCAATAATTATTTAGGACTTGCATCACATCCAGACGTACTAGAAGCAGGAATAAATGCTATAAAAACACATGGTTTTGGTCTTTCTTCTGTTCGATTTATTTGTGGAACACAAGATATTCATAAAGAATTAGAAGAAAAAACTGCCGCTTTTTTAGGAATGGAAGATTGTATTTTATATGCTGCTGCTTTTGATGCTAATGGAGGCTTATTTGAACCTTTACTTTCTGCTGAAGATGCTGTTATTTCTGACGCCCTAAACCACGCCTCTATTATTGATGGTATTCGTCTTTGTAAAGCAAAAAGATTTAGATATTCTCATAACGACATGGCAGATTTAGAAGAACAATTAAAACAAGCTAGCTCATCTAGACGTAGATTAATTGTTACAGATGGTTCATTTTCTATGGATGGAACCATAGCTCAATTAGATAAAATTTGTGATTTAGCAGACAAATATGATGCTTTAGTAATGATTGATGAATGCCATTCTACTGGTTTTATTGGTGCAACCGGAAGAGGTGTACATGAATACCATAATGTAATGGATAGAGTAGATATTATTACTGGAACTTACGGTAAAGCTTTAGGTGGTGCATCTGGTGGTTTTACAGCAGCAAGAAAAGAAATAGTTGATATTTTAAGACAGAACTCTCGCCCTTATTTATTTTCAAATACGTTGGCTCCTGCAATTGTTGGTGCTACACTAAAGGTATTAGATAAAATAACAAAATCTACAGATTTACGAGATACACTAGAACAGAACACTATGTTTTTTAGATCTGAAATGACAACGGCTGGTTTTAAAATTGTAGAAGGCACACATCCAATTGTACCAATAATGCTTTATGACGCTAAAATTGCTCAAGAATTTGCAAAACTCTTGCTAGATGAAGGTATTTACGTTATTGGTTTCTTCTTCCCTGTTGTACCAAAAGGAAAGGCAAGAATTAGAGTCCAATTATCTGCTGCACATTCTAAAGAACATATTAAAAAAGCAATTGAAGCTTTTGTAACAGTTGGAAAAAAATTAAACGTTATTTAA
- a CDS encoding NAD-dependent epimerase/dehydratase family protein, translating to MDKEIILITGSSGQLGTVLAEKLQEKYGVKNIIATDLRVNPTFNGVFETLDVTDFDAIEAIVLKYKITQIYHLAAILSANGEKHPLSTWDLNMKTLFNVLEVSRIHKISKVFFPSSIAVFGNNVERLNTPQSSNLTPSTVYGISKAAGENWGKYYFDKYGLDVRSLRYPGVIGYQSLPGGGTTDYAVDIFHKAVKNENYECFLNADTTLPMIYMDDAIRATLELMEAPKDKITVRTSYNISGLSFNPNQLETCIKENYTDFKVTYSPDFRQGIANSWPMSIDDLEARKDWQWKPKFDIKSLTKVMLKNLELKYNNNLINS from the coding sequence ATGGATAAAGAAATTATTTTAATAACAGGATCTAGTGGTCAATTAGGCACTGTTTTGGCCGAAAAATTACAAGAAAAATACGGGGTTAAAAATATAATAGCAACAGATCTAAGAGTAAACCCAACATTTAATGGGGTGTTTGAAACTCTAGATGTTACAGATTTTGATGCTATAGAAGCAATTGTATTAAAATATAAAATCACTCAAATATACCATTTAGCAGCTATTTTGTCTGCAAATGGAGAAAAACATCCATTAAGTACTTGGGACTTAAATATGAAAACTTTATTTAATGTTTTAGAAGTCTCTAGAATTCATAAAATAAGTAAAGTGTTTTTCCCTAGCTCTATTGCCGTTTTTGGAAATAATGTAGAACGCTTAAATACTCCTCAATCTTCCAATTTAACACCTTCTACGGTATACGGAATTAGTAAAGCTGCAGGAGAAAATTGGGGGAAATACTATTTTGATAAATACGGGTTAGATGTAAGATCATTAAGATACCCTGGTGTTATTGGTTATCAATCTTTACCAGGTGGAGGTACAACTGATTATGCTGTAGATATTTTTCATAAGGCTGTTAAGAATGAGAATTATGAGTGTTTTTTAAATGCAGACACTACGTTACCAATGATTTATATGGATGATGCTATAAGAGCCACCTTAGAATTAATGGAAGCTCCAAAAGATAAAATAACAGTAAGAACGTCTTATAATATTTCTGGTTTAAGCTTCAACCCTAATCAACTAGAAACTTGTATTAAAGAAAACTATACTGATTTTAAAGTAACTTATTCACCAGACTTTAGACAAGGAATAGCAAATTCTTGGCCAATGAGTATAGATGATTTGGAAGCAAGAAAAGATTGGCAATGGAAACCAAAATTTGATATCAAATCTTTAACAAAAGTGATGTTGAAAAACTTGGAACTTAAATATAATAATAACCTTATAAATTCATAA
- a CDS encoding Lrp/AsnC family transcriptional regulator has product MEKIDETDLNILRILQEDSKKTTKEVAEMLNLTPSPVYERVRRLEKRGYIKKYVALIDKDLLNIPITAICMVSLRYHDEGFIDKFEKQIRGLKEVQECYHMAGKVDFFLKINLGSLNEYHEFVRLKLSKIENIGVLESYFVLKEITRTTGYCI; this is encoded by the coding sequence ATGGAAAAAATAGACGAAACAGATTTAAATATTTTAAGAATTCTTCAAGAAGATTCTAAAAAAACAACAAAAGAAGTTGCAGAGATGCTTAATCTAACTCCTTCTCCAGTGTATGAGCGTGTTAGAAGATTAGAAAAACGTGGATATATTAAAAAGTACGTTGCACTTATAGATAAAGACCTTCTAAATATTCCTATTACAGCAATTTGTATGGTGTCATTAAGATACCACGATGAAGGCTTTATAGATAAATTTGAAAAGCAAATTAGAGGTTTAAAAGAAGTACAAGAATGTTACCATATGGCTGGTAAGGTTGACTTTTTTTTGAAAATTAACTTAGGTAGCCTTAATGAATATCATGAGTTTGTAAGGCTAAAACTTTCTAAAATTGAGAATATTGGTGTTTTAGAAAGTTATTTTGTTTTAAAAGAAATAACTCGTACCACGGGGTATTGCATATAA
- a CDS encoding peptidoglycan-binding protein LysM → MAFKESQGSYTVVNTLGYLGKYQFGRTTLRRFKIYNTTAFLKDPELQEKAFIALCKVNKWILRKDIRRSVGKTINGIKITESGILAAAHLSGAGNVKKYLRSNGVQGFSDAYGSSIKSYLKNFGGYNVSNIIADQDATVINS, encoded by the coding sequence TTGGCTTTTAAAGAATCTCAAGGAAGTTATACCGTAGTAAACACATTAGGTTATTTAGGAAAATACCAATTTGGAAGAACAACTTTACGAAGATTTAAAATTTACAATACAACAGCATTTTTAAAAGATCCAGAATTACAAGAAAAAGCATTTATAGCTTTGTGTAAAGTAAATAAATGGATTTTAAGAAAAGACATTAGACGTTCTGTAGGTAAAACCATAAATGGTATTAAAATTACCGAATCTGGTATCTTAGCAGCAGCTCATTTAAGTGGTGCTGGAAACGTAAAAAAATATTTACGAAGTAACGGTGTTCAGGGCTTTTCTGATGCTTACGGTTCTTCTATAAAGTCTTATTTAAAGAACTTTGGAGGTTATAATGTTTCTAATATTATAGCAGACCAAGACGCTACTGTTATTAATAGTTAA
- a CDS encoding DUF2279 domain-containing protein, with product MIKLKLNKLIVFSLFFLLTIFSHAQNSSFYKKSDTLNTKRKNAIILTESVMAGGALIALNQLWYQDYPRSSFHFKNDNKDWKQMDKVGHFMTSYYLGKVAMETLDWAGVSKKNQLIYGATAGFAFLTAVEVLDGFSEEWGASPGDVLANATGTGLLIGQELLWQEQRITVKYSFHQTKFAKQRPNTLGENYLQQALKDYNGQTYWLSANIWSFNKKSSFPKWLNVALGYGAEGMLYGNSNAVNPIQQDAYRQFYLSLDLDLTKIKTNSEFLKSVFSVVNFIKIPAPTLEINTKGALTFHYMYF from the coding sequence ATGATAAAATTGAAATTAAATAAATTAATTGTTTTTTCTCTCTTTTTTTTATTGACGATTTTCTCTCATGCCCAAAACTCATCATTTTATAAAAAATCTGACACCTTAAATACAAAAAGAAAAAACGCTATTATTCTTACCGAAAGTGTAATGGCTGGAGGCGCTTTAATTGCCTTAAACCAACTTTGGTATCAAGATTATCCACGTTCAAGTTTTCATTTTAAAAATGACAATAAAGATTGGAAGCAAATGGATAAAGTTGGGCATTTTATGACTTCCTACTATCTTGGTAAAGTTGCTATGGAAACTTTAGATTGGGCTGGAGTTTCTAAAAAAAACCAATTAATTTACGGAGCAACAGCAGGCTTTGCTTTTTTAACCGCTGTAGAAGTATTAGATGGTTTTTCTGAAGAATGGGGAGCTTCACCTGGTGATGTTCTTGCAAACGCTACAGGAACTGGATTGTTAATAGGACAAGAATTATTATGGCAAGAACAACGTATTACAGTTAAGTACTCTTTTCATCAAACCAAGTTTGCAAAACAACGACCAAATACCTTAGGAGAAAACTATTTACAACAAGCTTTAAAGGATTATAACGGACAAACGTATTGGCTTTCTGCCAATATTTGGTCTTTTAACAAGAAAAGTTCATTTCCAAAATGGCTAAATGTTGCTTTAGGGTATGGAGCCGAAGGCATGCTTTATGGAAACTCAAACGCAGTAAACCCAATACAGCAAGATGCTTACCGACAATTCTACCTAAGTTTAGACCTCGATTTAACAAAAATAAAGACAAATTCGGAATTCTTAAAATCTGTCTTTTCTGTTGTAAACTTCATAAAAATACCTGCTCCTACTCTTGAAATCAACACCAAAGGAGCTTTAACATTTCATTATATGTATTTTTAA
- the mltG gene encoding endolytic transglycosylase MltG, translating to MGKKFIYAVIATVIFISGIIGYQYYQKIFGKSITKDTELFIYSSDSLIDVKEKISEFSKNTNTFLLVAAKKNLSKPKPGRYILKEGMSNNELVNLLRSGNQTPVKLSFNNQDTLEKLAGRIAEQLETDSISLLASFKDKDFLSKNNLTEKSVLQIFVPNSYQFYWTTSAENFRDKIFVEYNRFWNESRLQKAKALELSKEEVIILASIVQKETAKNIERPIVAGLYLNRLKKGWPLQADPTIIYSVKELKGQDYVVKRVLTADLEINSPYNTYKFKGLPPTLISMPDISSIDGVLNAEKHDYFYMCANVDKLGYHAFAKTLSQHNRNAAKYHQWMNKQSINR from the coding sequence TTGGGTAAAAAATTTATATACGCAGTTATTGCTACCGTTATTTTTATTAGTGGAATTATAGGATACCAATATTATCAAAAAATATTTGGAAAATCGATTACAAAAGACACGGAACTTTTTATATACTCTTCTGACAGCTTAATTGATGTGAAAGAAAAAATTTCTGAATTTTCTAAAAACACAAATACTTTTCTTTTAGTAGCTGCTAAGAAAAATCTTTCGAAACCAAAACCAGGTAGATATATTCTAAAAGAAGGAATGTCTAACAACGAGTTGGTAAACCTTTTAAGAAGCGGTAACCAAACACCTGTAAAGTTGTCTTTTAATAACCAAGACACTTTAGAGAAATTAGCAGGAAGAATTGCAGAACAATTAGAAACAGATTCAATTTCGTTGTTAGCCTCTTTTAAAGACAAAGATTTCTTATCTAAAAACAACCTGACAGAAAAATCTGTATTGCAAATTTTTGTTCCAAATAGTTATCAGTTTTACTGGACTACTTCAGCAGAAAACTTTAGAGACAAAATCTTTGTAGAATACAATCGTTTTTGGAATGAAAGTAGACTACAAAAAGCAAAAGCATTAGAATTGTCTAAAGAAGAAGTGATAATTTTAGCTTCTATTGTACAAAAAGAAACTGCAAAAAACATAGAAAGACCAATTGTTGCTGGTTTGTATTTAAATAGATTAAAAAAAGGTTGGCCTTTGCAGGCAGATCCTACAATTATCTATAGTGTTAAAGAACTTAAAGGACAAGATTATGTGGTAAAAAGGGTATTGACCGCAGATTTAGAAATAAACTCTCCTTACAACACCTATAAATTTAAAGGTTTACCGCCTACGCTAATTTCTATGCCAGATATTTCATCTATTGACGGCGTTTTAAATGCAGAAAAACATGACTATTTTTATATGTGTGCTAATGTAGATAAATTAGGATATCATGCTTTTGCAAAAACACTTTCTCAGCATAATAGAAATGCAGCAAAATATCATCAATGGATGAACAAACAAAGTATTAATAGATAG
- a CDS encoding GNAT family N-acetyltransferase has translation MMKLIGKKINLRALEPEDLDFLYQIENNESFWEMSHTQTPFSKFILRQYLENVHLDIYEAKQLRLLIEETATKKQLGMIDLFDYNPMHKRAGIGILIHPEFQKQGFASEALSILIQYTFSTLNTHQLYANITTDNSKSISLFKKHNFNKVGVKKDWILSEGKFKDEVLFQLIKD, from the coding sequence ATTATGAAATTAATCGGTAAAAAAATAAACTTACGTGCTTTAGAACCCGAAGATTTAGACTTTCTATATCAAATAGAAAATAACGAGTCTTTTTGGGAGATGAGCCACACACAAACTCCTTTTTCTAAATTTATTCTAAGACAGTATTTAGAAAACGTACATTTAGATATTTACGAAGCAAAACAACTACGTCTATTAATTGAAGAAACTGCGACAAAGAAACAACTAGGAATGATTGATTTATTCGATTATAATCCGATGCATAAAAGAGCAGGAATTGGTATTTTAATTCATCCAGAATTTCAAAAACAAGGATTTGCATCCGAAGCACTCTCTATTTTAATTCAATATACTTTCTCTACTTTAAATACGCATCAATTGTATGCCAATATTACAACTGATAATTCTAAAAGCATCTCACTTTTTAAGAAACATAACTTCAATAAAGTAGGTGTAAAAAAAGATTGGATATTATCCGAAGGAAAATTTAAAGATGAAGTTTTATTTCAGTTGATAAAAGACTAA
- a CDS encoding GxxExxY protein, protein MKITKQYLNDLTYSFLGCCINVHKELGPGLLESVYHLCLIEELQYENISFISELEVPIKYRGKEIDTKLRADLYIENCLVIELKSTNEMKPIFEAQLLTYMRLLKAPKGILVNFNCLNIFKSGQKTFVNDYFSELSNN, encoded by the coding sequence TTGAAAATTACAAAACAATATTTAAATGACTTAACCTATTCTTTTTTAGGTTGCTGTATTAATGTCCATAAAGAATTAGGCCCTGGATTACTAGAAAGTGTTTATCATTTATGTTTAATTGAAGAATTACAATATGAAAACATATCTTTTATATCGGAATTAGAAGTACCTATAAAATATAGAGGAAAAGAAATTGACACAAAATTAAGAGCAGATTTATATATTGAAAATTGTTTGGTTATAGAATTAAAGTCTACAAATGAAATGAAACCTATTTTTGAAGCTCAATTACTAACTTATATGCGTTTATTAAAAGCTCCCAAAGGGATATTAGTGAATTTTAATTGCCTAAACATTTTTAAAAGCGGACAAAAAACTTTTGTAAATGACTATTTTAGTGAATTATCGAACAACTAA
- the dapF gene encoding diaminopimelate epimerase, with amino-acid sequence MNLDFYKYQGTGNDFVMIDNRTLTFPKENIAHIAKLCDRNFGVGADGVILIENDTDFDFRMIYFNADGSETFCGNGGRCAVAFAKHLEIITSKTSFIAVDGPHLATIENGIVSLKMIDVDEIILKENSVFAYTGTQHHVELVDNLDNFPVFEKGKEIRYSYSAPGSNVNFAQKINETTFRVRTYEKGVENETLACGTGVTAVAIAMHKTGKTTSNLISLPVEGGDLEVTFSEKDGIYTNVFLKGPATFVFKGNLKI; translated from the coding sequence ATGAATTTAGACTTTTATAAATACCAAGGAACCGGAAATGATTTTGTTATGATAGATAACAGAACTCTAACTTTTCCGAAAGAAAACATTGCCCATATAGCGAAACTTTGTGATAGAAATTTTGGTGTTGGTGCAGATGGAGTTATCTTAATTGAAAACGATACCGATTTCGATTTTAGAATGATTTATTTTAATGCTGATGGAAGTGAAACTTTCTGCGGAAATGGTGGCAGATGTGCAGTTGCTTTTGCAAAACACTTAGAAATTATTACCTCTAAAACGAGCTTTATTGCTGTAGATGGTCCTCATTTAGCTACAATTGAAAATGGAATTGTTTCTTTAAAAATGATAGATGTTGATGAAATTATCTTGAAGGAGAATTCAGTTTTTGCATATACTGGCACACAACATCATGTAGAATTAGTCGATAATTTAGATAATTTTCCTGTTTTTGAAAAAGGAAAAGAAATAAGATATTCTTATAGTGCTCCTGGAAGTAATGTGAATTTTGCACAGAAAATTAATGAGACTACTTTTAGAGTAAGAACCTACGAAAAAGGTGTTGAAAATGAAACTTTAGCTTGCGGAACCGGAGTAACAGCAGTTGCAATTGCCATGCATAAAACGGGAAAAACAACAAGTAATTTAATTTCTTTACCTGTTGAAGGTGGAGATTTAGAAGTTACTTTCTCTGAAAAGGATGGAATTTATACAAATGTGTTTTTAAAAGGTCCGGCTACTTTTGTTTTTAAAGGAAACCTTAAAATATAA
- a CDS encoding trypsin-like peptidase domain-containing protein — protein MKKILSLLGMAVLGGAITLGGYKMLFNENVVIERSFSHPIKTVTANYNPALNNANAIANSVDFTVAAENTVHAVVHVKNTAIRTQSSPIDLFFGNSNGTRKFEQVGTGSGVIISQDGYIVSNNHVIDGASDIEITLNNRKKYKAQLIGTDKDNDIALLKIDVDFDLPYIPFANSDNIKIGEWVLAVGNPYNLTSTVTAGIVSAKGRDLEGTRSTDSFIQTDAAVNPGNSGGALVNTRGELVGINTAITSKTGSFIGYSFAVPSNIAKKVVDDLLEFGTVQEAILGININQEDGDIEGVLIAGVSDDGGAQKGGLQSGDVIKKVNDVKISKFSELRGQLTAKRPGDLVNITIDRDGEEITKSITLSKKDAYVSRKLGVVLKDVSKKEIKKFDIPGGARIMTNQNRNLNYYGVKEGYIITKINKKPVLNASDAVKEIDASFGAGNPIYIEVINLDGERERYAFR, from the coding sequence ATGAAAAAAATACTAAGTTTATTAGGAATGGCAGTTTTAGGAGGCGCTATCACTTTAGGCGGATATAAAATGCTATTTAATGAAAATGTGGTTATAGAAAGAAGTTTTTCTCACCCCATAAAAACGGTTACGGCAAACTATAACCCAGCATTAAACAATGCAAATGCAATAGCCAATTCTGTAGATTTTACGGTTGCTGCAGAAAATACCGTACATGCCGTAGTTCATGTTAAAAATACTGCGATTAGAACACAATCTAGTCCGATAGATCTTTTCTTTGGTAATAGTAACGGAACCAGAAAATTTGAGCAAGTTGGTACGGGGAGTGGTGTAATTATTTCGCAAGACGGTTATATTGTATCTAATAATCATGTTATTGATGGAGCGTCTGATATAGAAATCACCTTAAATAATAGAAAAAAATATAAAGCACAATTAATAGGTACGGATAAAGATAATGACATTGCATTGTTAAAAATTGATGTAGATTTTGATTTACCTTATATTCCTTTTGCAAATTCAGACAATATAAAAATTGGAGAATGGGTTTTAGCAGTCGGTAATCCTTATAATTTAACATCCACAGTTACTGCAGGTATTGTGAGTGCAAAAGGCAGAGATTTAGAAGGAACTAGGTCTACAGATTCTTTTATTCAAACAGATGCAGCGGTAAATCCAGGAAATAGTGGAGGAGCTTTGGTAAATACACGTGGTGAGTTAGTGGGTATTAACACGGCAATTACTTCTAAGACAGGTTCTTTTATTGGCTATTCTTTTGCAGTTCCGTCTAATATTGCTAAAAAAGTTGTAGATGATTTATTAGAATTTGGTACTGTGCAAGAGGCTATTTTAGGAATAAATATCAATCAGGAAGATGGTGATATAGAAGGAGTGTTGATTGCAGGAGTTAGTGATGATGGTGGTGCCCAAAAAGGTGGTTTACAATCTGGAGATGTTATTAAAAAAGTGAATGACGTTAAGATTTCTAAATTCTCTGAGTTAAGAGGTCAATTAACAGCAAAAAGACCAGGAGATTTAGTAAATATTACGATTGATAGAGATGGAGAAGAGATCACTAAGAGTATAACATTAAGTAAAAAAGATGCTTATGTTTCTAGAAAATTAGGAGTTGTTTTAAAAGATGTTTCTAAAAAAGAAATTAAGAAATTTGATATTCCTGGAGGTGCTAGAATAATGACCAATCAAAATAGAAATCTTAATTATTATGGTGTAAAGGAAGGTTATATTATTACAAAAATTAATAAGAAGCCAGTTTTAAATGCTAGTGATGCGGTAAAAGAAATAGATGCATCTTTTGGAGCGGGAAACCCAATTTATATAGAAGTTATCAATTTAGACGGAGAAAGAGAGCGTTATGCTTTTAGATAG